The stretch of DNA TGAGAACGGGATCACAAGTGTGAAGGTCGATGATATTCTGACATCGGACAGGGAGATGGAGGTCGACGCCGACCTCGTCGTCCTGGTCACCGGGATGGTCCCCCGTTTGGACAATACTATTGGCGATATAATGAAGATCCCGGCCGGACTGGACAAGTTCTTCAACGAAGTACATCCGAAACTCAAGCCTGTGGAGACCGTGATGGACGGGATATTCCTGGCCGGCACAGCGCAGGGGCCCAAGAATATCACGGAGACCCTGAACATGGCCCACTCGGCCGCCATCAAGACGCACGCCCTGATAAGTGGCGGAGAGATAGAGCTGGAACCGACGATGGCGAAGATAGACAGAAAACTCTGCGAATGGTGTGGCAAGTGTCTCGAAGCCTGTCCGTTCAATGCGATAGACAAGGATACATATGAGGGCAAGACAATAGCTGTTGTAAACACATCGACGTGCAAGGGTTGCGGTATGTGTCTGCCGGTCTGCCCGACAAACGCGATCCAGCTGACGGGGTTCAGCGACAGTGAGATCATTTCGATGATAGACGCGTTGGCCGAGTGACCAGAGGATCAGAACTTATGAACGATAAAAAAGCTACGATAAACGAGATCAAAAAGTTGAGGCAGGTGCCCGACGAGGTGAAGGTCCGGTTGAAGGAGTATGGCAGGATCAAAAAGACGATCCTGAAGGCTCTCGAGGCGGATCCGAAGTCGATTCCCGAGATATCGGCCGAAACGGGGCTCGATCAGGAAGTAGTGACATATCATCTGATGACGATGATCAAGTTCAAGGAGGTCGAGGTCGACAGCCTTGACGATATGGACGAATATTATTCATACAGGAAGGCAGAGGGATAACGGGATGGTCAAGATCAGACCGGAATTCTCGGATGAGATAAAGAAATTTGGCGGTGTTGATTTCAACGCCTGCTACAATTGCGGGAACTGCACCGCTGTGTGTCCGCTGTCGGTAAACGACAACACCTTCCCAAGGCGTCTGCTCAGATACACTGTCCTCGGGATGGAAGAGGATATTCAGAGCTCGACCGATCCGTGGCTCTGCTACTATTGCGGCGATTGCAGCACTACCTGTCCGCGTCAGGCGAATCCGGGCGAGATCATGATGGCGCTGAGAAGATACCTGACTGCCAGCTATGACTGGACAGGCCTGTCGAGGAAGTTTTACACCTCGAAAAAATGGGGGATCGGTTCGCTCGTATTGATCGGAGTGATCGTGATTCTGCTTTTCGCCTTCTTCCTCCCCTTCACAGCCGACCCGGCCGGACTGATAAACGAAGATGGCGGAGTGAGGATCAACCATTTCGTCAAAGGAATGGATGGCGAGACCTTTGTCAGAATGATCGAGACCGGCGACCTGGTGATGGCTGGAATAATCACTTTTTTTCTTGTATCGAATATCTTCAACATGTACCTGAAGATCGTGATAAGAAACAGGAAGAAGGTCAAGGTTCCCTTCAGCCTCTATGTGAAGGAAGCCTGGAACCTGTTCTATCATTTCGGTACGCAGAACAGGTTCTCGAAATGCGAGGGCAAATCATACTGGCTCCTCCACTGGCTGCTGATGTCGGGGTATACGCTCATGTTTACGGTGATAGTCGTTTTCCTGCCATGGTTCCAGACGGAGAAGATTCATCCCATCTACCATCCGCAGCGGTTCATCGGATATTACGCGACCTTCGGGATCCTGCTTGCCATCATCGTCTGGTCGGTGAACAGGTTGCGCAAGAGCGGGGAGATACACAAGTATTCCCACAAGACCGACTGGGTCTTTCTGATCATGCTTTTCCTGACGACCCTGACCGGCATCCTGCTGCATATCTTCAGGATAACGGGCATGGTCCATTCAACATACTACACCTACGTGATTCACCTGGCGATCCTGGTGCCGATGCTTGTGGTCGAGGTCCCTTTCTCGAAATGGTCACACCTCGCTTACAGGCCCCTTGCCATCTATTTTACGAATCTTGTGAACAAGGCTTCTGAATCGAAGAGTTAATATCTGAAAATTGAAGTCGCGGAGTCTTATCCCCGAGGTGACGATCTTGCCGTGATCAACTGACGGGCGGATATTTTTTGAGGGCCTTCCTGCGCAGCAGCCATCGGTTCAACCTTTTTTTCATTTCGGGCGCGCCCGGAATGCCGGACACCATTTTCCTCAGACTGCCTCTTCTCAGATTGGGGTCGATCTCTGATGCGGGAGGGCATGGCCGGTCGCTGCTGTTGACCGGCTGGATTTCTTTCCCCATCTCTTCGCACAGGTGTGCCATTGTTTTCAGCCCGGCCAGCCAGAGCCAGACGCTGTACGGTTTGAAACTTCTGCCG from Candidatus Latescibacterota bacterium encodes:
- a CDS encoding 4Fe-4S dicluster domain-containing protein, with translation MVKIRPEFSDEIKKFGGVDFNACYNCGNCTAVCPLSVNDNTFPRRLLRYTVLGMEEDIQSSTDPWLCYYCGDCSTTCPRQANPGEIMMALRRYLTASYDWTGLSRKFYTSKKWGIGSLVLIGVIVILLFAFFLPFTADPAGLINEDGGVRINHFVKGMDGETFVRMIETGDLVMAGIITFFLVSNIFNMYLKIVIRNRKKVKVPFSLYVKEAWNLFYHFGTQNRFSKCEGKSYWLLHWLLMSGYTLMFTVIVVFLPWFQTEKIHPIYHPQRFIGYYATFGILLAIIVWSVNRLRKSGEIHKYSHKTDWVFLIMLFLTTLTGILLHIFRITGMVHSTYYTYVIHLAILVPMLVVEVPFSKWSHLAYRPLAIYFTNLVNKASESKS
- a CDS encoding transcriptional regulator, whose translation is MNDKKATINEIKKLRQVPDEVKVRLKEYGRIKKTILKALEADPKSIPEISAETGLDQEVVTYHLMTMIKFKEVEVDSLDDMDEYYSYRKAEG